In Flammeovirga kamogawensis, the sequence TTGGAGATCAAGAGCAATACGATAACATTATAGAAGTAGCTGAAGATTGTCCTTCTTTACAATATGTAGTAACTATGAAAAATAGTATTCATAGGAGAGGGCACAAAAAAGGATTACTTTGGGAAGAGTTTATTTCTAAAGGATCAAAAGATCAATATATAGAAATTGAGAAAAGAGTAGAAGAAGCAGATTTAAATGATTTAATGACGCTGATTTATACTTCAGGTACTACTGGTGTACCAAAAGGAGTAATGATGGATTACACCAACTTTGTTTCTCAATTTGAAGCTCACCTGGCGTTAATCGAATTTAATGATACATATACCAATCTTAGTTTCTTACCATTATCACATGTTTTTGAAAGAGCTTGGTCAACTTATGTATTGTATAGAGGTGCCATCAATTATTACCTAGAAGATACAACGCTAATTAAGGAAGCATTATTAGAAACATCTCCTGATGTAATGTGTGCAGTACCTCGTTTTTATGAAAAAATATATTCTACTGTTCATGAGAAAGTAGCAAAAGCATCTCCTACTAAAAAAGCAATTTTTAATTGGGCTGTAAATGTAGGTAAAAGATGTTTTGAATTAAGAAATTCTAATAAACAATTATCTGCTTTAGATAAATTTAAATATGGTATTGCCAATAAATTGATCTTAAGTAAATTCCAGAAATTATTAGGAGGTAATATTAAATTTATGCCTGCTGGTGGAGCAAAATTAGATCCTGAAATTGGCAAATTTTTCCATGCAATTGGCATTCCTGTAATTTTAGGTTACGGTTTAACTGAAACGTGTGCAACAGTAACTGCATGGCATATTAATCAGCCGTTTAATCCAGATTCTATTGGTACGCCATTAGAAGGAGTGGAAGTTAAAATTGGTGAGAGTAATGAAATTCTTGTAAAAAGTAAAGTTGTTATGAAAGGGTATTATAACAACCCTGAAGAAACAGCCAAAGTATTTACAGAAGATGGTTTCTTTAGAACTGGTGATGCCGGTGAATTTGATGCTGAAGGTAACTTAATGATTACTGACAGAATTAAAGAACTTATGAAAACATCTAATGGTAAATATATTGCTCCTCAAGTAGTGGAAGGGAAAGTAGGTAAAGATCATTTTGTAGAGCAAATAGCTATTATAGCAGATGGTCGTAACTTCGTTTCAGCCCTAATAGTACCTACTTTTATTAATTTAGAAGAATATGCAGAAGAAAATGGTATTAGTTTTACCAATAGAGAAGATCTAATCTTGAATAAAGACATTGTAAAAATGTATGAGAAAAGAGT encodes:
- a CDS encoding AMP-dependent synthetase/ligase translates to MSGSTTHLVHTIRSQANKYKDRDAVRYRVADGIWEGISWTDFAKEIDSVSLGMLASGIGVQDKIGIYAQNMPNWTITDFAAQQIRAVSVSIYATSTAKQAAYIINDAGIKIMFVGDQEQYDNIIEVAEDCPSLQYVVTMKNSIHRRGHKKGLLWEEFISKGSKDQYIEIEKRVEEADLNDLMTLIYTSGTTGVPKGVMMDYTNFVSQFEAHLALIEFNDTYTNLSFLPLSHVFERAWSTYVLYRGAINYYLEDTTLIKEALLETSPDVMCAVPRFYEKIYSTVHEKVAKASPTKKAIFNWAVNVGKRCFELRNSNKQLSALDKFKYGIANKLILSKFQKLLGGNIKFMPAGGAKLDPEIGKFFHAIGIPVILGYGLTETCATVTAWHINQPFNPDSIGTPLEGVEVKIGESNEILVKSKVVMKGYYNNPEETAKVFTEDGFFRTGDAGEFDAEGNLMITDRIKELMKTSNGKYIAPQVVEGKVGKDHFVEQIAIIADGRNFVSALIVPTFINLEEYAEENGISFTNREDLILNKDIVKMYEKRVELLQHDLAKFEKIKKFTLLPNEFSIESGEMTPTLKLKRKAISERYKQQIDEIYAK